acattaaccactagccgaccagccaccgccattatactgcggcaggtcggcttgttcccgcaaatcgccgtagctgtacgtcggctctttgaacagctatagcaggcgcacgtgcgcccgctgcgcgtggccggcgggcgcgatgtccgccggttACACACGATCACGGGCACGAAAGCCAGAACGGGGATGCGTGtatgtaaaaacacaaatccctgttctgacaggagagacagatggtctgttcctactaagtaggaacagcgatctgtctcctcctctggtCAGTCCCATCCCCTAACAGTTAGcaacactcacgagggaacacatttaaccccttgatcgccccctagtgttaactccttccctgccagtgacatttacacaggaatcagtgcatttttatagtactgatcgctgtataattgtcaatggtcccaaaaatgtgtcaaaaatatccgatgtgtgcgccgcaatgtcgcagtcctgctaaaaatcacagatcgccaccattactagtaaaaaaaataattaataataaaaatgccatacatctatcccctattttgtagacgctataacttttgcgcaatccaatcaatatatgcttattgcgatttctattttttttttatatgtagaagaatacatattggcctacaatgatgaagaatttcttttttttaatttttttttttttttggatatttattatagcaaaaaagtttaaattattattttattttttcaaaattgtggctctttttttgtttatagcgcaaaaaataaaaaccgcaaaggtgatcgaatactaccaaaaaaaagctctatttgtgcaaaaaaaaggacatcaattttgtttgggtacaacatcgcacgaccgcgcaattgtcagttaaagcgacgcagtgccgaatcgcaaaaaatagcctggtcattaagagggcaaatccttccggggctgaagtggttaaagtatcatCTAACATGCTATAGTCCATATACTGTAGTGCTCCGGGATTTTTTTGCTGCTATCCATGGAATTATTGTTAATTCATAATGTCTTCCTATTTGATGGGGTTTTTTATCAGAAGAAACTTGTGAGCATTGATAGGAGCCAAGTTCTCTCAATCCatagctaatttattcatgggatGGTGGGAGAAATTTGTcatttttcagaaaaaatgaattgCTTTGTTGGTACGGTCCCTATATTGACGATCTGTTTATGGTGTAAGATAGAGATAAGGAGCTCTTGGATGAATTTTTAGATtatttaaccagttccagacctccctatagcagatttactgctacagggcggctctcctgtgcaggatcacgtatatgtatgtgattctacacttccgcctgcagggggcgcgcatgtttctgctgtgattaatcaatAGAGAAAATAAGGATAGTCTCTTTAGAAATAATGTAACAATAATAAGTGTTCATGGAATGAATTTCAACTCCGACTGACATGTCAACTTTTGTAACCAAGTTTTCTATGAATCTGGGGATATTGTCCatgttattaaaggggttgtaaaccgtcaaggtttttcaccttaattctttctatgcattagacccctttcacactgaggcgtcttTCAGGCGttttatcgctaaaaatagcgcctgtaaaatgcctcccatgcctcccaagtatgaaagcctgagtgctttcacactgcggtggtgcgcttgcgggacgttagaaaaagtcctgcaagcagcatctttggagcggtttgggagcggtgcatacaccactcccaaaacgccctgcccattgaaatgcatgaGCAGCGCTGCAACACGGACGCTTTTAACCCTGAGGGGTGCTGAGGGGTGATGGTGTCACCTGAAGTCCGGTTCTGCCGCCCCGGTTCACGGCGTTCACACCGTCCTGTGCCTGCTCTGCAAAACACTTCCTGCTCTCTTACTCGTCAGCTGATCAAGCACCTCTTACCGGTTTCGTCACAATCTCGTGACTTTCTCTGGGATTAGCCCAGGAAAttccagaggaagtcacgagattGTGACGAAACCAGTAAGAGGAGCTTGATCAGCTGACGAGTAAGAGAGCAGGAAGTGTTTTGCAGAGCAGGCACAGGACGGGGTGAATGCCGTGAACCGGGGTGGCAGAACCAGACTTCAGGTGAAACCATCACCCCTCAGCATACCAGTATATTTGTAAAGCGTGTTTTTTATAACTGAAATGTGAGTGTATATGTATGTGGAGTCTAAGTTGCAATTAAACCTTTTTAAATGATATCATGCTATTGCACTCCTCTGTTGTTTTTCATATAAGATATGCATGAGGAGGCTTCTTGAAACACCAGGAGGCTTATTTATAAaacccttaaggtgagggtacacctggtggaGGGAGCGTGCACAAAGCGTTAAAAAGACACTATTATCAACTAATATCACCTACTTTATGATATTATAATGGACTGTTATTGTTTGCTATAAATACATCACTAAGGATTGTGTGCAATACacagagcactttgcactttatttttggattataaattttgtttttatttattttattaatatttttattatgaattttttggtttacaggatatatatatgtatttatatatatatacagtatctcacaaaagtgactacaccccacacatttttgtaaatattttattcttattctatcttttcatgtgacaacactgaagaaatgacactttgctacaatgtaaagtagtgagtgtacagcttgtataacagtgtaaatttgctgtcccctcaaaataactcaacacacagccattaatgtctaaaccgctggcaacaaaagtcagtacacccctaagtgaaaatgtctaaattaggcccaattagccattttccctccccggtgtcatgtgactcgttagtgttacaaggtctcaggttgtgaatggggagcaggtgtgttaaatgtggtgttatcgctctcactctctcatactggtcactggaagttcaacatggcacctcatggcaaagaactctcttaggatctcGAAAAAAGACCATGCAGCTGTTTAACAGgagaaagaagctgagggtaacttatttggttcagatggtgtcaagcgtgtgtggcagcaaccaggtgaggagtacaaagacaagtgtgtcttgtctacagtcaagcatggtggtgggggtgtcatggtctggggctgcatgagtgctgccagcactggggagctacagatcattgagggaaccatgaatgtcaacatgtactgtgacatactgaagcagagcatgatcccctcccttcggagactgggccacagggcagtattccaacatgataacgaccccaaacacacctccaagatgaccactgccttgctaaagaagctgagggtaaaggtgatggactggccaagcatgtctccagacctaaaccctattgagcatctgtgggacatcctcaaacagaaggtggaggagcgcaaggtctctaacacccaccagctctgtgatgtcatcatggaggagtggaagaggactccagtgacaacctgtgaagctctggtgacctccatgcccaagagggttaaggcagtgctggaaaataatggtggccacacaaaatattgacacttagggcccaatttggacattttcacttaggggtgtactcacttttgttggcagcggtttagacattaatggctgtgtgttgatttattttgaggggacagcaaatttacactgttatacaagctgtacactcactactttacattgtagacaagtgtcatttcttcagtgttgtcacatgaaaagatagaagaaaatatttacaaaaatgtgaggggtgtactcacttttgtgagatactgtgtgtatatatttgtTACCTTATATTTGTATTATAATTTGATATATATTGATGAGCAATTAATTGTTAGTAGCGCCACACATTGTGTTATTTAGATTGTGGAACATGGCTGTCGGAGGGCTCCCACTCTTACAACTTTATTATCTCCTAGTTACTACAGATTGGAAGGGCAGAAAGACTTGGATGTATAGGGGAGTGGATTTAATACAGGTAGATACTGCAGAATGCAAGGAAAAGTACAACTCTCACATTGTTGGTGACTGGGGAGAGTTTTCCCATAAAGTAATAAGTTATCTGTACCACCACCAGTGCGGATTAATGTCATCGATAGGCAATCTGCCGTCTGTTGGGTGTACCACCTACACATATCGGGGCATTTTTGTGATCGTGTGAACTCTAAAGCGACCATccaatgtttcaaaacattttaaGGAAGTTCATGGGGGCAATTTGTCCTTTTCTTTGCAGCATTTAAAGGGTGCATCCTGTGGACGGGGCAGAGACTTACCCAGGGGCTTACTCGAGAGGGAGGTCTGGTGGATTTTCAGGCTTCACTGAGAGTCTCTCTGGGCTTGAATCACTGGGGTGTCAGTTTGTACCTTAACTGATGTAGTGGTCTCCCCAACCCTcagaggcctgatggtgacccccagagtcagggagggctgacattcctcctcagagtGCAGGTGACTAGGCGTGGTGAGTGTAGTGCAAGAtggaatgatgggcgccagtcacttttaaaaatgaacaaagagagttttatttctcttaacaggaacagggcAGAGaaggttagggcacaggacacccttaggcaaatgcaatagcaaactTGACAGActccgcagacaaaaatagaactaggcagacagcaatacggAAAaagggcctttaaccacttcagccccggaccatttggctgcccaaagtcCAGAGCGTTTTTTACGATTCGcccctgtgtcgctttaactgacaattgcgtggtcgtgcgacgctgtacccaaacaaaattgacattatttttttcccacaaatagagctttcttttggtggtatttgatcgcctctgcggtttttattttttgcgctatagacaaaaaaggggtgacaattttgaaaaaaaaacgcaatattttttactttttgctaaataaatatcccccaaaaatatattaaaaaataatttttctcctcagtttaggccgatatgtattcttctacatatttttggtaaaaaaatcgcaataagcgcatattgattggtttgcgcaaaatttttgacacatttttgggaccattgtcatttatacagcgatcagtgcgattaaaaatgcattaattactgtgtaaatgacactggtagcaaaggggttaaccactagtggccagtgaagaggttaagtgtgacctagggagtgattctaactgtggggggatgggcttcaacaaacaggacagtgatcactgctctcgatcactgagagcagtagatcactgtcctgtcactaggcagtacggggaatgctttgtttgtttgtttacataagcatctccccgttatctttcgctccgtgacacaatcacgggcacccggcggacatcgagtctgcgggacccgcggtccCGGCAATGGAGACCGCGGCAGTTGCGCACCTCTGGCGGCGCGCACACGCTCAcaacactgcttcttaaaggggacgtacctgtaggcccttttgcctgccagtgccattctgccgacgtacattggcgtgcgctggtcggcaagcagctaagcttaaagcgggattccgacctaaaaaaaaaaaaattaaaagtcagcagctacaaacactgtaactgctgactttaaataagtacttacctgtcctaggtgatcgcaatgtcggccgcccgaggccgacccttcccccggctctcgggtcccggcaccgccatcctaggtaatggaaacaggcagtggagccttgcggcttcactgccagtttcctactgcgcacgcgcgagcagtAGGCGATCCTGGCAGTGGTCAGGCTCCCCTTAGGCTGAGCCCCTTTACACGTGGTTAGGCCCCAGGCTTCAGGCCTCTACCTCAGCTGCTGCTTCACACACATCCATCCAGGCCGTAGCCCGGGTGGAAAGAAACCCAGATCACCCAATTCCTTCTAATTAAATAACCTATTCCAGCATGCTCagtggccaaagaaactcctgctgattggctgaggcaaCTTATTCACttataacctgaattcactgtaatctttCATCCTAATGTCAagggcaacagtgccacctattgacaggagagagagaccaaaattaaactcagGATTAGGAAAGAAACCTGTTgatcaaagactacaaattagccaggctagttactacCTAGcaaaactaaatttactagcagccctgtttaggacaatgGTGCTACACTGAGATATCTATAGGTGTGTATTTGCCATCCATTTCCATTTTTTCCAGCTGATTACCTGCAGTTTATTAActtctatttatttttctatagCAGATCTCCTGCAACCTATTagcatgcatttattttttattttttttagcagatctCCTGCAgcttactagcattttttttctttcttcagcagatctcctgcagcttactagcatttttttctttcttcagcagatctcctgcagcttactagcattttttttctttcttcagcagatctcctgcagcttactagcattttttttctcTACAGCAGATCTCCTGCTGGTTactagcatttatttattttttctttcttcagcAGATCTCCTGCAGCTTATTAGCATTTTCCCCCACAGATCTCCTTCAGCTTTctaacctttttttcttttgtctttgcaTGACTAGACTAGATCTCAGACTCAGAGTTCTGACAAATTATCTGAGAATTTGAAAGAGGTTTTTGTTTCTGCATTAACTTGGCCCTGCGATGCAATACAGAAGAGCCCTGGGGGCAAATAAGAAGTAATATGCCAGAATTCTGAGATAATATCACTGTGTTTTCAGAAGTGATATGTCTGAGTTTTAGATACTATGCCAGTATTCTGAGGTTACACCTTACATTCCGACATAATATCTCAGATTCATCAAAACTTTTATTTCACTTTGCCCCAGCGCTCTTCTGTATAAATCAGTAGATTATACAAATATATTGCATTTACCGAGATACACACACAGCACATACCCCATAAGGTCATTGTGATAGTCTTATTTTGCCTCTTCCCTCAATCTTCTTATTATATCCTTGGCTTCATGCTTCTGCATCGGTGTTTTCCTTAAGTAAGGCTGTAGGACATCACAAGGAGTCAGGTTGGTCAGAAGGTGTGACATAGGGAGTTGAAGCCGTCCATTGCCGGGAAGGTGAAAGGCAACCACCAGCTCATTCCACACACAGCGAGGTTCATAGGCACGCTTTTTACGCCAGGGCTTTGACCTTCTAGAACGAGGAGGGTCTGCTTTTCTCACCTGGCAGTCTTCCTCAGAGATCTTCAGCTTCAGAGATCTGGAGGTGGATTCTGGCCTCCAGAACAATGTTTCCTCCATCCAGTAGACAAAGGGCATAGATCCAGAGATGTTCTGGGCAGTTGGCACAATTGGAAGGTCATTGAACTGGTCGATGTTGGGACGGTGAACTACAATGTAGTGAGCAATCTCCTGTTTGTAGATATCAGTCCCCAGAATCCTCAGTTGAGGTTCCTCATCCCGGCAGTGCTGAGTCTTGTACAAGGACAGAAGGTAGGACAATGGGAAGGAAAGTCTGAAGTTGCCGTACCGAGAAGCAGATTTATTGAACGCCGGAGAGCTGGCATATTGTTCCTTTATCTCTGTCTGGAATATCTCTGCATTTACCACATGTCGGACTTGGTCATAGGCCTGATGCCGAGCGCTTTCAATGTCATCTGGACAGATGTCTGCACTCCAGAATGACAGGTCTCTGAATTCATCTCTCTCATGGTCTCCTCTTCCCTTGAAAGATTTTGATTGCAGGATTTTTCGTAAGGATTCCCAATCAGTGACATGCTGCAGCTTCATGAGGGGGAAGTATATTggtagacagagagagagatcattGTGAACACTGTCAATGTTCTCCTTCATGGTTTTCCCCGCTGTCTTTATCTCACCTTTGAGAGAAGTCAGTTCTTTATAAGTCTTCCAGATGGACATTAATTTTCCAGAAAGGTGGTATCCTCTGCATTTTTCTCCAGCTTTTATCTTCTTTAGATTTCCCTGTACAGAGGACGGCATTGTAGTCGGGAATATCTCAGCTCCAGTACATGCTTTCAGAACTGTTACACATCTCTCGTGTATAGAAAGATTTTGAATTTGGTGACGAAAAATAGTCACTCCCCAAATTCACTTTACAGGAAGAAACTCTGAACTGGAGGAATCTGAACTGACTTCATTCCAGACATTTACAGTTCAGAAAACAGAATGCAGGTTCATAGAACTAATGTGGTCAAAGGTTGATGTTCATTCAGCTGGTGGATTCTGTTATATATATTACTGCGAGAGTTGGACTAAAAACtttcttaaagtgtatttaaacctaacaatgaacttctcttattttctccctttttggtctgttaaacataCCCTTTTATTCTATCTGTTC
This window of the Aquarana catesbeiana isolate 2022-GZ linkage group LG01, ASM4218655v1, whole genome shotgun sequence genome carries:
- the LOC141124163 gene encoding uncharacterized protein, yielding MPSSVQGNLKKIKAGEKCRGYHLSGKLMSIWKTYKELTSLKGEIKTAGKTMKENIDSVHNDLSLCLPIYFPLMKLQHVTDWESLRKILQSKSFKGRGDHERDEFRDLSFWSADICPDDIESARHQAYDQVRHVVNAEIFQTEIKEQYASSPAFNKSASRYGNFRLSFPLSYLLSLYKTQHCRDEEPQLRILGTDIYKQEIAHYIVVHRPNIDQFNDLPIVPTAQNISGSMPFVYWMEETLFWRPESTSRSLKLKISEEDCQVRKADPPRSRRSKPWRKKRAYEPRCVWNELVVAFHLPGNGRLQLPMSHLLTNLTPCDVLQPYLRKTPMQKHEAKDIIRRLREEAK